In Kitasatospora sp. NA04385, a single genomic region encodes these proteins:
- the rplS gene encoding 50S ribosomal protein L19, whose protein sequence is MSNKLAAVDAASLRTDVPAFRPGDTLKVHVRVIEGNRSRVQVFQGVVIRRHGAGIGETFTVRKVSFNVGVERTFPVHTPVVEKIEVVTRGAVRRAKLYYLRDLRGKAAKIKEKRDA, encoded by the coding sequence ATGAGCAACAAGCTCGCTGCTGTCGACGCGGCTTCGCTGCGTACCGACGTCCCCGCCTTCCGCCCCGGCGACACCCTCAAGGTGCACGTCCGAGTCATCGAAGGCAACCGCTCGCGCGTCCAGGTCTTCCAGGGCGTCGTCATCCGTCGCCACGGCGCCGGCATCGGTGAGACCTTCACCGTTCGCAAGGTCAGCTTCAACGTCGGCGTCGAGCGCACCTTCCCGGTGCACACCCCGGTCGTCGAGAAGATCGAGGTCGTGACCCGCGGTGCGGTCCGCCGCGCCAAGCTGTACTACCTGCGTGACCTCCGCGGCAAGGCCGCGAAGATCAAGGAGAAGCGCGACGCGTGA
- the lepB gene encoding signal peptidase I: MSTHEPPTDRDGSPAPTGADSPTRSAVVSAPGPALGTDPRPGQAAGPDLGSATGESGVGAGGTDGGTDGGAGGGTDGGDNSTDGDDGDDATEGADGEVDGGGGRRWSRDLLWIGAVCVVVLLLVNAFVARPFAVPSGSMDGTLEPGDRVLVNQLAYAFGGHPRRGDVVVFDGIGSFLPYQHEPSGLKRLLAGAGLAPAGDTVYVKRVIGVGGDRITCCGTDGRLKVNGVALDESAYLFPGDAPSAVPFDIVVPAGRLWVMGDHRSVSRDSRDHLGEPGGGAVPEDKVIGRADWVMFPLGRATSLDRPAAFAAIEGTGGHGEQR, from the coding sequence ATGAGCACGCACGAGCCACCGACGGACCGCGACGGCAGTCCCGCACCCACGGGTGCGGACTCGCCGACGCGGTCCGCCGTCGTTTCCGCCCCCGGACCAGCTCTCGGTACCGACCCGCGCCCCGGCCAGGCCGCCGGTCCGGACCTCGGCTCGGCCACCGGTGAGAGCGGCGTGGGCGCCGGCGGCACCGACGGTGGTACGGATGGCGGTGCGGGCGGTGGTACGGACGGCGGCGACAACAGCACCGACGGCGATGACGGCGACGACGCCACCGAGGGCGCCGACGGCGAGGTAGACGGCGGGGGCGGGCGGCGGTGGTCGCGGGACCTGCTGTGGATCGGCGCGGTGTGCGTGGTCGTCCTGCTGCTGGTGAACGCCTTCGTGGCGCGGCCGTTCGCGGTGCCGTCCGGTTCGATGGATGGCACGCTGGAGCCCGGCGACCGGGTGCTGGTCAACCAGCTCGCGTACGCCTTCGGCGGGCACCCCCGGCGGGGCGACGTGGTGGTCTTCGACGGCATCGGCTCCTTCCTGCCGTACCAGCACGAACCGTCCGGGCTGAAGCGCCTGTTGGCCGGGGCTGGTCTCGCCCCCGCCGGCGACACGGTCTACGTGAAGCGGGTGATCGGCGTCGGCGGTGACCGGATCACCTGCTGCGGCACCGACGGCCGCCTGAAGGTCAACGGGGTGGCGCTGGACGAGAGCGCGTACCTGTTCCCGGGCGACGCGCCCTCCGCCGTGCCCTTCGACATCGTCGTCCCCGCGGGCCGGCTCTGGGTGATGGGCGACCATCGCAGTGTCTCCCGCGACTCCCGCGACCACCTCGGCGAGCCCGGCGGCGGCGCCGTGCCCGAGGACAAGGTGATCGGCCGCGCGGACTGGGTGATGTTCCCCCTCGGCCGTGCCACCTCCCTCGACCGCCCGGCGGCGTTCGCCGCGATTGAGGGGACGGGTGGCCATGGGGAGCAGAGGTAG
- the lepB gene encoding signal peptidase I gives MIVLVALVIALVMKTFLLQVFVIPSGSMEQTLQIGDRVVVDKLTPWFGAEPERGEVVVFKDPGGWLENDHKPSTDGPVMRNVKSLFSAVGLLPSDDERDLIKRVIGVGGDTVECCDEHGRVSVNGTPLDEPYIATGNSPSRITFKVTVPPGRLWVMGDHRDLSADSRYHMGNPGSGTIPVGNVVGRAFVIAWPLSHFGQLDVPDSLSSLPVRAAGSAAIGPVPAEPPLVMGVLGVLPLLVRCRGTRGRDGPVAD, from the coding sequence GTGATCGTGCTGGTCGCCCTGGTGATCGCGCTGGTGATGAAGACCTTCCTGCTCCAGGTGTTCGTGATCCCCTCCGGTTCGATGGAACAGACCCTGCAGATCGGTGACCGGGTCGTCGTGGACAAGCTCACCCCGTGGTTCGGCGCCGAGCCGGAGCGCGGTGAGGTGGTGGTCTTCAAGGACCCGGGCGGCTGGCTGGAGAACGACCACAAGCCGTCCACGGACGGACCCGTGATGCGGAACGTGAAGTCGCTGTTCTCCGCGGTGGGGCTCCTTCCCTCCGATGACGAACGGGACCTGATCAAGCGGGTGATCGGCGTCGGCGGTGACACCGTGGAGTGCTGCGACGAGCACGGCCGGGTGAGCGTGAACGGCACCCCGTTGGACGAGCCGTACATCGCGACCGGGAACTCGCCCTCGCGGATCACCTTCAAGGTGACGGTGCCCCCGGGCCGGCTCTGGGTGATGGGCGACCACCGCGACCTGTCCGCCGACTCCCGCTACCACATGGGCAATCCGGGCTCCGGAACGATCCCGGTGGGGAACGTGGTGGGGCGCGCCTTCGTGATCGCCTGGCCGCTCTCCCACTTCGGTCAACTAGACGTTCCCGATTCACTCTCCTCCCTGCCGGTGCGGGCCGCGGGATCGGCGGCCATCGGGCCGGTTCCTGCGGAACCCCCGCTCGTTATGGGTGTGTTGGGCGTCCTTCCGCTCCTCGTCCGGTGCCGCGGAACGCGCGGGAGGGACGGGCCGGTGGCCGACTGA
- the lepB gene encoding signal peptidase I — MGDLVIGARSGAPEPDGEPVGNQEGAHAGDGEALRDAEAGAEADGSTEAPSRKAPKQRSFWKELPILIGIALILALVIKTFFVQAFSIPSGSMENTLQVGDRVLVDKLTPWFGSEPERGEVVVFKDPGGWLNDEPTQRSDNSFVRGVQDVFSFIGLMPSSDEKDLIKRVIAVGGDTVECQGSGPVKVNGVALDEPYIFPGNTPCGEKPFGPVNVPKGRIWVMGDHRGNSLDSRYHMDQPGGGTVPVGNVVGRAFVVAWPVGDWATLPIPETFDQKGLAAAGPLAPTMAGTALAVPAVWWLRRRRR, encoded by the coding sequence GTGGGGGATCTGGTGATCGGTGCCCGCTCAGGTGCTCCGGAGCCCGACGGGGAACCCGTGGGCAACCAGGAGGGGGCGCACGCCGGCGACGGCGAGGCGCTCCGGGACGCCGAGGCCGGGGCGGAAGCCGACGGAAGTACGGAGGCACCGTCCAGGAAGGCGCCCAAGCAGCGCTCCTTCTGGAAGGAGCTGCCGATCCTGATCGGCATCGCGCTGATCCTGGCCCTGGTGATCAAGACCTTCTTCGTCCAGGCGTTCTCGATCCCCTCGGGGTCGATGGAGAACACGCTCCAGGTCGGTGACCGCGTCCTGGTCGACAAGCTCACCCCGTGGTTCGGCTCCGAGCCGGAGCGCGGCGAGGTCGTGGTCTTCAAGGACCCGGGCGGCTGGCTGAACGACGAGCCGACCCAGCGCAGCGACAACTCCTTCGTGCGCGGCGTGCAGGACGTGTTCAGCTTCATCGGCCTGATGCCGTCCAGCGACGAGAAGGACCTGATCAAGCGCGTCATCGCGGTCGGCGGTGACACCGTGGAGTGCCAGGGCTCCGGCCCGGTCAAGGTGAACGGCGTGGCGCTCGACGAGCCGTACATCTTCCCCGGCAACACCCCGTGCGGGGAGAAGCCGTTCGGGCCGGTGAACGTGCCCAAGGGCAGGATCTGGGTGATGGGCGACCACCGCGGCAACTCCCTGGACTCGCGGTACCACATGGACCAGCCGGGTGGCGGCACCGTGCCGGTCGGCAACGTGGTCGGCCGGGCGTTCGTGGTGGCCTGGCCGGTCGGCGACTGGGCGACGCTGCCCATCCCGGAGACGTTCGACCAGAAGGGCCTGGCCGCCGCCGGACCGCTCGCTCCGACCATGGCCGGCACGGCGCTCGCCGTCCCCGCCGTGTGGTGGCTGCGCCGGCGCCGCCGCTGA
- the lepB gene encoding signal peptidase I has product MSSVAERTAHTGAGPARRRSAGSIVQGVAIALGFVMLVGGFAVLALQYRPYRIPSGSMSPTLAIGDTVLARTGGSVGRGDIVVFQDEDWGNATLVKRVVAVGGDTVSGDRAGRIAVNGHQVSEPYLAPAEMGTTEFSVTVPEGRLFLLGDFRGNSLDSRSHLDVAFGSVPASGVKARVEAVIRPLSRAGLESPVRAFDDLGAPTAHRPGPLVPATWTSVGGAVLIVAASAAGWAVSLTRRLRGRRKA; this is encoded by the coding sequence ATGAGCAGCGTCGCGGAGCGGACCGCGCACACCGGGGCCGGACCGGCCCGCCGCCGGAGCGCCGGGTCGATCGTGCAGGGCGTGGCGATCGCGCTCGGCTTCGTGATGCTGGTGGGCGGCTTCGCGGTGCTGGCGCTCCAGTACCGGCCCTACCGGATTCCGAGCGGTTCGATGAGCCCGACCCTGGCGATCGGCGACACCGTCCTGGCCCGGACCGGCGGATCGGTCGGCCGTGGCGACATCGTGGTCTTCCAGGACGAGGACTGGGGCAACGCGACCCTGGTGAAGCGCGTGGTCGCGGTCGGCGGGGACACCGTCTCCGGTGACCGGGCCGGGCGGATCGCCGTCAACGGCCACCAGGTGTCCGAGCCCTACCTGGCCCCCGCCGAGATGGGGACGACCGAGTTCTCGGTCACGGTGCCCGAGGGCCGGCTGTTCCTGCTCGGCGACTTCCGGGGGAACTCCCTGGACTCGCGGAGCCACCTCGACGTGGCGTTCGGCTCGGTGCCCGCCTCCGGGGTGAAGGCGAGGGTGGAGGCGGTGATCCGGCCGCTGTCCCGGGCCGGGCTGGAGTCGCCCGTCCGGGCCTTCGACGACCTGGGCGCGCCGACCGCCCACCGGCCGGGCCCGCTGGTGCCCGCCACGTGGACGTCGGTCGGCGGGGCGGTCCTGATCGTGGCCGCCTCCGCGGCGGGCTGGGCGGTCTCGCTGACCCGCCGGCTGCGGGGACGCCGCAAGGCCTGA
- a CDS encoding NUDIX hydrolase produces the protein MVEHRRAVRVLLLDPEDRVLLLRGMDPAEPGTTWWITPGGGIEPGEGPEEAARRELAEEIGLTDVDWGPLVAYGTAEFSFRGREYRQEQWFRLARTTRTAVSLAESGADEHALLLALRWWTLGELRTTGETVHPRGLARLVARVLTDGPPEQPVRL, from the coding sequence GTGGTGGAGCACCGCAGGGCCGTTCGGGTGCTGCTGCTGGACCCGGAGGACCGCGTCCTGCTGCTGCGCGGGATGGACCCGGCCGAGCCCGGCACCACCTGGTGGATCACGCCCGGCGGCGGCATCGAACCGGGCGAGGGCCCGGAGGAGGCGGCCCGGCGCGAGCTGGCCGAGGAGATCGGGCTGACGGACGTGGACTGGGGACCGCTGGTCGCGTACGGCACGGCGGAGTTCTCCTTCCGAGGCAGGGAGTACCGACAGGAGCAGTGGTTCCGGCTGGCCCGCACCACGCGGACCGCCGTGTCCCTGGCGGAGAGCGGGGCGGACGAGCACGCCCTGCTGCTGGCTCTCCGCTGGTGGACGCTGGGGGAGTTGAGGACCACCGGGGAGACCGTCCACCCCAGGGGGCTGGCCCGACTGGTGGCACGGGTTCTGACCGATGGGCCGCCAGAACAGCCAGTAAGGCTCTGA
- a CDS encoding DUF2469 domain-containing protein gives MSAEDLEKYETEMELKLYREYRDVVGLFKYVIETERRFYLTNDYDLQVHSVQGEVFFEVSMADAWVWDMYRPARFVRKVRVLTFKDVNIEELAKSDLELPSDDSAFGN, from the coding sequence ATGAGTGCCGAAGACCTCGAGAAGTACGAGACCGAGATGGAGCTCAAGCTCTACCGGGAGTACCGGGATGTCGTCGGCCTGTTCAAGTACGTGATCGAGACCGAGCGGCGCTTCTACCTGACGAATGACTACGACCTCCAGGTGCACTCGGTGCAGGGTGAGGTGTTCTTCGAGGTGTCGATGGCGGACGCGTGGGTCTGGGACATGTACCGACCGGCCCGCTTCGTCCGGAAGGTCCGTGTGCTGACGTTCAAGGACGTGAACATCGAGGAGCTCGCCAAGAGCGACCTCGAGCTGCCCTCGGACGACTCCGCCTTCGGGAACTGA
- a CDS encoding YraN family protein, whose translation MIAVQNPNKTSTHGLGRYGEEVAARRLAEHGLCILERNWRCASGELDIVALDGDVLAICEVKTRSERGFQQPAEAIDQAKADRLRHLAERWLAERWPVHFSRLVLAAERAGGADPRSDGADPRSDPESGGPAPPPPGGIRIDLVAVVNPRRGAAAVEHLRGAV comes from the coding sequence GTGATTGCCGTGCAGAACCCCAACAAGACGTCCACCCACGGCCTCGGTCGCTACGGCGAGGAGGTCGCCGCCCGCCGGCTCGCCGAGCACGGGCTGTGCATCCTGGAACGCAACTGGCGCTGCGCCTCGGGCGAGCTCGACATCGTCGCGCTCGACGGGGACGTCCTCGCGATCTGCGAGGTGAAGACCCGCTCCGAGCGGGGCTTCCAACAGCCCGCCGAGGCGATCGACCAGGCCAAGGCCGACCGGCTGCGCCACCTCGCCGAACGCTGGCTCGCCGAGCGCTGGCCGGTGCACTTCTCCCGCCTGGTGCTCGCCGCCGAGCGGGCCGGTGGCGCCGACCCGCGGTCCGATGGCGCCGACCCGCGGTCCGATCCGGAGAGCGGCGGCCCGGCTCCGCCGCCGCCCGGCGGGATCCGCATCGACCTGGTCGCCGTGGTCAACCCCCGCCGGGGCGCCGCCGCGGTCGAGCACCTGCGCGGGGCGGTGTGA
- a CDS encoding YifB family Mg chelatase-like AAA ATPase: MAFARTCSVALVGVDGVVVEVQADLEPGLAAFSLVGLADKALLEARDRVRAAVSNSGEKWPLRKLTVGLTPASVPKSGSGYDLAVACAVLAAAERLDPASIDGLLIIGELGLDGRVRPVRGVLPAVLAAADAGYRQIVVAEQTAAEAKLVPGVSVLGVRSLRQLIAILTDAPVPDEPPDQPTGRPDSSFAGLLLPGLGVRDLTSERAVRPDLADVAGQYEARRALEIAAAGGHHIYLKGPPGAGKTMLAERLPALLPPLTPTEALEVTAIHSVAGLLPPDRPLIDTPPYCAPHHSTTMPAIVGGGTGLPRPGAVSLAHRGVLFLDEAPEFPVRVLDALRQPLESGEVMIARAAGSMRLPARFLLCLAANPCPCGRYSLRGEGCECTPVMVNRYQARLSGPLLDRVDLQVQVTGVTKAELMQQGGRAESTATVAARVLEARARAAARLADTPWRTNAEVPGHELRTRWQLAPGALADAERDLDRGLLTARGLDRVLRVAWTVADLAGRDRPHRSDLQSALTLRTGVQRAARPTDRRNDPLYPYDETDAGTGPDGGF, translated from the coding sequence ATGGCGTTCGCCCGCACCTGCTCGGTCGCCCTGGTCGGAGTGGACGGCGTCGTGGTCGAGGTCCAGGCCGACCTCGAACCCGGACTGGCGGCCTTCAGCCTGGTGGGCCTCGCCGACAAGGCCCTCCTGGAAGCCCGCGACCGGGTACGCGCCGCCGTCTCCAACAGCGGGGAGAAGTGGCCGCTGCGCAAGCTCACCGTGGGCCTCACCCCGGCCTCCGTGCCCAAGAGCGGCAGCGGGTACGACCTGGCGGTGGCCTGCGCCGTCCTGGCGGCCGCCGAACGGCTCGACCCCGCGTCGATCGACGGCCTGCTGATCATCGGCGAGCTGGGCCTGGACGGCCGGGTGCGCCCGGTGCGCGGAGTCCTGCCCGCCGTCCTGGCGGCAGCGGACGCCGGCTACCGACAGATCGTGGTCGCCGAGCAGACCGCCGCCGAAGCGAAACTGGTGCCCGGCGTCTCCGTCCTCGGAGTGCGCAGCCTGCGCCAGCTCATCGCGATCCTCACCGACGCCCCCGTCCCCGACGAACCGCCGGACCAGCCCACCGGCCGCCCCGACTCCTCGTTCGCCGGACTGCTGCTGCCCGGCCTCGGCGTCCGCGACCTCACCTCCGAACGGGCCGTCCGCCCCGACCTCGCCGACGTGGCCGGGCAGTACGAGGCCCGCCGAGCCCTGGAGATCGCCGCAGCGGGCGGCCACCACATCTACCTGAAGGGCCCGCCGGGAGCCGGCAAAACGATGCTGGCCGAACGGCTGCCGGCCCTGCTCCCCCCGCTCACCCCCACCGAAGCCCTCGAAGTGACCGCGATCCACTCCGTGGCCGGCCTGCTCCCGCCCGACCGTCCGCTGATCGACACCCCGCCCTACTGCGCGCCGCACCACTCGACGACCATGCCCGCCATCGTCGGCGGCGGAACGGGCCTGCCCAGACCCGGAGCCGTCTCCCTCGCCCACCGCGGCGTGCTGTTCCTCGACGAGGCACCCGAATTCCCGGTCCGGGTCCTCGACGCGCTGCGCCAACCCCTGGAATCGGGGGAGGTGATGATCGCCAGAGCCGCCGGCTCGATGCGGCTGCCCGCCCGCTTCCTGCTCTGCCTGGCCGCCAATCCCTGTCCCTGCGGCCGCTATTCACTGAGAGGAGAAGGATGCGAATGCACCCCCGTCATGGTCAACCGCTACCAGGCGAGACTGTCCGGACCGCTGCTGGACCGGGTGGACCTCCAGGTGCAGGTCACCGGGGTCACCAAGGCCGAACTGATGCAGCAAGGCGGAAGGGCCGAGAGCACGGCGACGGTCGCCGCACGCGTGCTGGAGGCCCGGGCGCGGGCCGCCGCTCGCCTCGCCGACACCCCGTGGCGGACCAACGCCGAAGTGCCAGGGCACGAACTGCGCACGCGCTGGCAACTCGCACCCGGTGCGCTGGCCGACGCCGAACGTGACCTCGACCGGGGCCTGCTCACCGCGCGCGGCCTCGACCGCGTCCTGCGGGTCGCCTGGACGGTGGCCGACCTCGCCGGCCGGGACCGCCCCCACCGGTCCGACCTCCAGAGCGCGCTCACCCTCCGCACCGGCGTCCAGCGTGCCGCCCGCCCCACGGACCGCCGGAACGACCCGCTCTACCCGTACGACGAAACCGACGCCGGCACCGGCCCGGACGGCGGATTCTGA
- the dprA gene encoding DNA-processing protein DprA, with product MTAHLAPRAHADLPVGPPAAPIADRPAPHDATRRLGLVRPGGAGAGPTRAEPSDGPCPPHPPDAPVACDGGERLRRPMRGAGPPAVHRSRHGPTEPARAVPWTEGPNTAGPPPEGRPDQAHHTAGAATADRPLRTGTAWGERRVIRPTAWAAPTAPPDPPEPERISRAALTRLIEPGDAAIGRAVQRLGAVRLVQGFYEGAPASRLGLGADRIAAYQERLRKFNPATDLERIARLGGKFIIPGDSEWPSQLDDLGDGRPVGLWVRGLPSQRLPSLRLLALRSVAVVGSRACTAYGRHIAGQLGSELAERGWVVVSGAAHGVDTAAHLGALAVNGMTIAVLASGVDICYPRGNEALIERIGRDGLLVSELALGMNPTRFRFVLRNRVIAALTRGTVVVEAASRSGALSTARRARDLNRHTMGIPGPITSELSAGVHTLIRSGAATMVTSGAEVGELIGSIGADLAPERAGPLLPRDALEPPVARVLEAVPASADGAPVQRLAHYAALSETATVQHLHELSSLGFVERHGAHWRLVRRK from the coding sequence ATGACCGCACACCTCGCACCCCGCGCACACGCGGACCTCCCCGTCGGCCCACCGGCCGCGCCGATCGCCGACCGGCCCGCACCGCACGACGCCACCCGCAGGCTCGGCCTCGTCCGGCCCGGAGGCGCCGGAGCCGGGCCGACCCGGGCCGAGCCGTCCGACGGCCCCTGCCCGCCGCATCCGCCCGACGCCCCTGTGGCGTGCGACGGCGGCGAACGGCTCCGACGCCCGATGCGCGGCGCCGGACCGCCCGCCGTGCACCGCTCGCGCCACGGGCCGACGGAACCCGCCCGGGCCGTGCCGTGGACGGAGGGCCCGAACACGGCGGGCCCGCCACCCGAGGGCCGGCCCGACCAGGCGCACCACACGGCCGGGGCCGCGACAGCCGACCGGCCCCTCCGCACCGGGACGGCGTGGGGCGAACGCCGCGTCATCCGCCCCACGGCGTGGGCCGCGCCCACAGCCCCGCCCGACCCGCCCGAGCCCGAGCGGATCTCCCGGGCCGCGCTCACCAGACTGATCGAACCGGGCGACGCCGCGATCGGCCGGGCGGTCCAACGGCTCGGCGCGGTCCGCCTGGTGCAGGGCTTCTACGAAGGGGCGCCCGCCAGTCGGCTCGGGCTCGGCGCCGACCGGATCGCCGCCTACCAGGAGAGACTGCGAAAGTTCAACCCGGCCACCGACCTGGAACGGATCGCCAGACTCGGCGGGAAGTTCATCATTCCGGGCGACAGCGAGTGGCCCTCCCAGCTCGACGACCTCGGCGACGGCCGCCCGGTCGGGCTGTGGGTCCGCGGCCTCCCGTCACAGCGGCTGCCGTCGCTGCGCCTGCTCGCCCTGCGTTCGGTCGCCGTCGTCGGATCGCGGGCCTGCACCGCGTACGGGCGGCACATCGCCGGCCAGCTCGGGTCCGAACTGGCCGAGCGCGGCTGGGTGGTGGTGTCCGGAGCGGCCCACGGGGTGGACACCGCCGCGCACCTCGGGGCGCTGGCGGTCAACGGGATGACGATCGCGGTGCTCGCCAGCGGCGTCGACATCTGCTACCCGCGCGGGAACGAGGCGCTGATCGAGAGGATCGGACGGGACGGGCTGCTGGTGAGCGAGCTGGCGCTCGGGATGAACCCCACCAGGTTCAGGTTCGTGCTGCGGAACCGGGTGATAGCCGCGCTCACCCGCGGCACGGTGGTGGTCGAGGCCGCATCGCGCAGCGGCGCGCTCAGCACCGCGCGGCGGGCGCGGGACCTCAACCGGCACACCATGGGCATCCCCGGCCCGATCACCTCCGAACTCTCGGCGGGCGTACACACGTTGATCAGGTCCGGCGCGGCGACCATGGTCACCAGCGGTGCAGAGGTGGGCGAGCTGATCGGTTCCATCGGGGCCGACCTGGCACCGGAGCGGGCCGGCCCGCTCCTGCCGAGGGACGCGCTGGAGCCACCGGTGGCCCGGGTCCTGGAGGCGGTGCCCGCCAGCGCGGACGGCGCGCCGGTCCAGCGCCTCGCCCACTACGCGGCGCTCTCCGAGACCGCGACGGTCCAGCACCTCCACGAGCTGAGTTCGCTCGGCTTCGTCGAACGGCACGGAGCGCACTGGAGGTTGGTGCGCCGCAAGTGA
- the whiG gene encoding RNA polymerase sigma factor WhiG yields MPAPASAPRAGVIAESEGKSEAKGGERAKGADQSALQALWRSYKETGDHGLRDQLILHYSPLVKYVAGRVGVGLPANVEQADFVSSGVFGLIDAIEKFDIDRAIKFETYAISRIRGAIIDELRALDWIPRSVRQKAKAVERAYATLEARLRRTPHDPEVAAEMKISLDELHTIFSQLSLANVVALDELLHSAGEGGDRLTLMETLPDSGADNPVEIAEDRELRRLLASAVNTLPEREKTVVTLYYYEGLTLAEIGQVLGVTESRVSQIHTKSVLQLRAKMSDAR; encoded by the coding sequence GTGCCCGCGCCGGCTTCCGCGCCCCGGGCGGGCGTCATCGCGGAGAGCGAGGGCAAGAGCGAGGCCAAGGGCGGCGAGCGCGCGAAGGGTGCCGACCAGTCGGCGCTGCAAGCGCTGTGGCGCTCGTACAAGGAGACCGGGGACCACGGGCTCCGGGACCAGTTGATCCTGCACTACTCGCCGCTGGTGAAGTACGTGGCGGGTCGGGTCGGGGTCGGGCTGCCCGCCAACGTGGAGCAGGCGGACTTCGTCTCCTCCGGGGTCTTCGGGCTGATCGACGCCATCGAGAAGTTCGACATCGACCGGGCGATCAAGTTCGAGACCTACGCGATCAGTCGGATCCGCGGCGCGATCATCGACGAGCTGCGGGCGCTGGACTGGATCCCCCGGTCGGTCCGGCAGAAGGCCAAGGCGGTCGAGCGGGCCTACGCCACCTTGGAGGCCCGGCTGCGGCGCACTCCGCACGACCCCGAGGTCGCGGCGGAGATGAAGATCTCACTGGACGAACTGCACACCATTTTCAGCCAGTTGTCGCTGGCCAACGTGGTGGCGCTGGACGAGCTGCTGCACTCGGCGGGTGAGGGCGGAGACCGGCTCACCCTGATGGAGACGCTGCCGGACAGCGGTGCGGACAACCCAGTCGAGATCGCCGAGGACCGCGAACTGCGGCGACTGCTCGCCTCGGCGGTCAACACGCTGCCCGAGCGCGAGAAGACAGTGGTGACGCTCTACTACTACGAGGGCCTGACCCTGGCGGAGATCGGCCAGGTGCTCGGGGTGACGGAGAGCCGGGTCAGCCAGATCCACACCAAGTCGGTGCTGCAACTGCGGGCGAAGATGTCCGACGCCCGGTGA
- a CDS encoding murein hydrolase activator EnvC has product MAGRAAAGRALALLLVQGVVLVALGGFAPGAGAGRVRSAAAEVAGAVGTLGPAGPGRAWPVGDRSGLLRRFEPPPARWAAGHRGVDLAAAPGTVVRAAAPGTVTFAGQVAGRPVVVVTHPGSGAPPLRTTYLPVAASAPVGTAVAAGDPIGVVTAGSGHCPVDCLHWGLVRGDRYLDPLALLGSGRARLLPLTPP; this is encoded by the coding sequence GTGGCAGGACGGGCAGCGGCGGGGCGGGCGTTGGCGCTGTTGCTGGTGCAGGGGGTGGTGCTGGTCGCGCTCGGCGGGTTCGCTCCGGGTGCGGGGGCGGGCCGGGTGCGCTCCGCCGCGGCGGAGGTGGCGGGGGCGGTGGGGACCCTGGGACCGGCGGGGCCGGGGCGGGCGTGGCCGGTGGGTGACCGGTCGGGGCTGCTGCGGCGGTTCGAGCCGCCCCCGGCCCGCTGGGCGGCCGGGCACCGGGGGGTGGACCTGGCGGCCGCACCGGGCACGGTGGTGCGGGCGGCTGCGCCGGGCACGGTGACCTTCGCCGGGCAGGTGGCCGGGCGCCCGGTGGTCGTGGTGACCCACCCCGGGTCGGGTGCTCCCCCGCTGCGGACCACCTACCTGCCGGTGGCGGCCTCCGCGCCGGTCGGCACCGCCGTCGCGGCGGGCGACCCGATCGGGGTGGTGACCGCCGGCTCCGGCCACTGCCCGGTCGACTGCCTGCACTGGGGGCTGGTCCGGGGTGACCGCTACCTCGACCCGCTCGCCCTGCTCGGCTCCGGCCGGGCCCGACTGCTACCACTCACCCCGCCCTGA